GGGGGGGGGGGGGGGGGGGGCGAGGGCCTCGCCAGCGTGTCCAGCAGGCGCGTCAGGGCCGTCCAAGTGGAGACCGCGCCCTCCGACGCCAGGCCCAACGCGCGGCGCAGGTCGGCTACCGGGGGTGGCAGGCCTCTCCCCTCCTCCCTCGGTCGCTCCGGCGACCTGGGGAGAGAGGAGAGGTCGGACCGCGCCGCACCACGGCCCGGCTTCCCCTCCCCTCCCTGCGAAAGGGAAGGGAGGGGGCTGGGGGGTGGAGAGAGATCCAGGAACCGGCGCGCCACCTCCGAGGCCCAGAAGGCGCGGAAGACGACCACCGCCCGAGGGAGCAGAACCACCTCTCGGTACAGGGCGTCCAAATCCGGGACCCCGTTCTCTCCAATCTGCCGGTACACCTGGGCCCAACGCCCGGCCGGGTCGTCCACCACTTCCCAATCCCAGAACACCCGCGCCTGATAGGGGCCCAAATCCCAGGTCAGGCCATGGGCGCGCAAGTCAGCCAGCGGGCGCAGGTATTCCAGACCGGTGGGGTGCTCACGAAAACGCACAAAGCCACCGGGACCTTCGGGCAGCCCCAGGGCCTCGACCAGGGTCACGGTTTCAAGGGGACGGTCGGGCAGGTCCACCCGGCGGGTGGGGCAACTGCGGTGGACCGTGCCACGGGTATGCGCCGCGCGGTTGTGCACCAGCACCAGGGCGCGCCCCTCGCCCCGACGGTTGGTGAAGGCGAAGACATCCTCGTTCACCCCGGCGGGGGTGCGAAAGTCGAACAGGCGAAAGCCCTCCACCCCGGCGAACAGGGCCCGCCGGCTCAGCAGGGGGAAGATCACCCGCTCGTGGTAGGCCAGAAAGCCCTCGTCGGGGGCCTCGTCGCGCTGCGGGGCGGGGAACTCGTGGCCGTACTTCTCCTCCAGGCCCTCGAGTTGGCCGTGGCCGAAGAGGGGCAAACCGGGCAGCGTGGCCAGCAGCGTGGCCACGGCGAAATACTTATCTCCCTTGCCGAACTGCACGGCGGCCGGGTCTTCGTCCGGCGTGGTCATGAAATTGACATAACGCTGCAAGATGCGCGGGTCGAAGGCCAGGGTTTCGGCCAACAGGCGGCGGTAGTCGGCGTTGCGCTCGTCGCGCAGCATGTGCATAAAGGCGCTGTTGTACACCCGGTGCATCCCCAGGGTGCGCACGAAGTACCCCTCGAGCAGCCAAAAGGCCTCAGCCAGGAGCAACGTATCGGGAGCTTCGGCCTGCACGCGCTCCACCACCTCGCGCCAAAACTCGCGGGGCATGGCGCGGTCGAAGGCCTCAGGGGGCAAGCCATGCTCGGCGCGGGAGGGGATGGCCCCGCCCTCGCCCGGCGGCGGGAACCACAGCCGGCGGTAGTGGCGCCTGGTCAGCGTCATGGCCGCGTCGAAGCGGATGAGGTCGAAACGCCGCGCCACGGCCAGGATGGTTTCGATGAGCGCCTGGCGCACCTCCGGCCGCAGGTGGTTGAGTTGGGCCGTGTCGTTCCAGGGCACGGCGGTGCCGTCGTTGCCGTGGTAGATGTAGCGCACCCGACCGGGGGGCCGCTCTTCGAAGCGAAAGACCACAGCCGCGTCGCTGCGGTCGTAGTAGCCGTCCTCGATGCGGATGTCGGCCCGTGGGTCGGGCGAAAGGTTCGGCCCGCCGAAGCGGTAACCGGGGAAGGGCGGCGCGTCGGTCTGGATGTACCAATCGGGATGCGCGAACATCCAGTCGGCGTCCAGGGCGGTGTGGTTGGGCACCATGTCGGCGCCCAGGCGGATGCCGTAGCGAGCGGCCCGCTCGCGCAGCCGGTCCAGCGCCTCGTCGCCGCCCCAGGCCGGGTCCACCCGGTACGCGCGCACGGCGTAGGCCGAGCCCAGCGCCTGGGGGTTCCCGGTGAGATGCTTGATGCGCTGCGAGGCCGGGCTACGTTCCCAGATGCCCAGCAGCCACAGGCCGTTGACGCCCCAGGCGGCCAGCCGGGCCAGTTCCTCATCGGGGATTTGGTCCAAGCGGGTGATGGGCCGCCGGTAGCGGCGGGTGAGTTGGGCCAGCCAGATGGGGATGTGTTTGACCACCAGGACCAGGGAAACCATCCACGCCCGTTCAGGAGCATAGGCCTCGGGAGTTCCTTCCAGGCCCAAAGTCGCCGGATCCCGAGGGGGTGGCGGCGGGCCCGGTGTGATGGTGCCCGCCCGGTGGGCTTCGGCCAGAAAGTCCAACCCGCGCTGCAAAGCGGTCAGGTCGTCCTCTTCCAGCCAGGCGGCCCAATGGGTGACGATGTAGCGCAGTTGGGCGGCCAGGTCGTGAGGGGCGGCCCGTAGCGGCGCGCGGAGCAGGTCGGGCAAGGGCGTCTCGGTTGCCCCCGGCGGGCCGGGCAGGCGGCGCAGGCCGGCTTCCAGAGCCTCGACCAGTTCGG
This genomic stretch from Anaerolineae bacterium harbors:
- a CDS encoding alpha-amylase, which translates into the protein MHIHRIYHPYLTHAQRREDGAFGWPALSAAAHDAQQLTQAGALAEARGADFIALSLLHRAWGRVLQAHHAAHAEAWEALLADLSARFGPEALQALEEVLRETFGVTPPPIPPAGLTARFPSSFSFREREEGTEGGWVRALLPLRLLNENPAARMYRPLFGEAPLAQATAYPELVEALEAGLRRLPGPPGATETPLPDLLRAPLRAAPHDLAAQLRYIVTHWAAWLEEDDLTALQRGLDFLAEAHRAGTITPGPPPPPRDPATLGLEGTPEAYAPERAWMVSLVLVVKHIPIWLAQLTRRYRRPITRLDQIPDEELARLAAWGVNGLWLLGIWERSPASQRIKHLTGNPQALGSAYAVRAYRVDPAWGGDEALDRLRERAARYGIRLGADMVPNHTALDADWMFAHPDWYIQTDAPPFPGYRFGGPNLSPDPRADIRIEDGYYDRSDAAVVFRFEERPPGRVRYIYHGNDGTAVPWNDTAQLNHLRPEVRQALIETILAVARRFDLIRFDAAMTLTRRHYRRLWFPPPGEGGAIPSRAEHGLPPEAFDRAMPREFWREVVERVQAEAPDTLLLAEAFWLLEGYFVRTLGMHRVYNSAFMHMLRDERNADYRRLLAETLAFDPRILQRYVNFMTTPDEDPAAVQFGKGDKYFAVATLLATLPGLPLFGHGQLEGLEEKYGHEFPAPQRDEAPDEGFLAYHERVIFPLLSRRALFAGVEGFRLFDFRTPAGVNEDVFAFTNRRGEGRALVLVHNRAAHTRGTVHRSCPTRRVDLPDRPLETVTLVEALGLPEGPGGFVRFREHPTGLEYLRPLADLRAHGLTWDLGPYQARVFWDWEVVDDPAGRWAQVYRQIGENGVPDLDALYREVVLLPRAVVVFRAFWASEVARRFLDLSPPPSPLPSLSQGGEGKPGRGAARSDLSSLPRSPERPREEGRGLPPPVADLRRALGLASEGAVSTWTALTRLLDTLARPSPPPPPPP